One segment of Curtobacterium sp. MR_MD2014 DNA contains the following:
- a CDS encoding NAD(+)/NADH kinase: MEQPVVGLVVHPTKNVQESIATLQGWNASGLGRLVARRADAQRIGGDVEVIGDDDFTDQVDLVVALGGDGTMLGAMRLVAKRPVPVLGVNYGNVGFLVEIEPPELEAALDRLSAGEYQLEPHHALEARLSWGGARTDYLAFNDLTIVRRPGAGQVSADLSVNGLGYGYYRADAIVAATPAGSTAYNYAAGGPVLSPALSGSVVTPVAPMAGIDRAVVLAARERYRFDIAEGTRSAALEVDGLVVGEVATGAQIDIRLRKDAGSVVRLDAERHGRTGRVKLSLLDLPVRPDQLIELIPQDLRQKLGREIED; encoded by the coding sequence ATGGAGCAGCCCGTCGTCGGACTCGTCGTCCACCCCACCAAGAACGTGCAGGAGTCGATCGCGACCCTGCAGGGGTGGAACGCCTCCGGACTGGGCCGGCTCGTCGCCCGGCGGGCGGACGCCCAGCGCATCGGCGGCGACGTCGAGGTGATCGGCGACGACGACTTCACCGACCAGGTCGACCTCGTCGTCGCGCTCGGTGGGGACGGCACGATGCTCGGTGCGATGCGGCTCGTGGCGAAGCGTCCGGTGCCCGTGCTCGGCGTGAACTACGGCAACGTCGGCTTCCTGGTCGAGATCGAGCCGCCCGAGCTCGAGGCCGCCCTCGACCGGTTGTCCGCCGGCGAGTACCAGCTCGAACCGCACCACGCACTCGAGGCCCGGCTGTCGTGGGGTGGGGCGCGGACGGACTACCTGGCGTTCAACGACCTGACGATCGTGCGACGGCCGGGAGCCGGGCAGGTGTCCGCCGACCTCAGCGTGAACGGGCTCGGCTACGGGTACTACCGTGCGGACGCCATCGTCGCCGCGACCCCCGCGGGGTCCACCGCGTACAACTACGCGGCCGGCGGCCCCGTGCTCTCCCCGGCGCTCTCCGGCTCCGTGGTGACGCCGGTCGCCCCGATGGCGGGCATCGACCGCGCCGTCGTCCTGGCGGCACGGGAGCGCTACCGCTTCGACATCGCCGAGGGGACCCGGAGCGCGGCCCTCGAGGTCGACGGCCTCGTCGTGGGCGAGGTCGCCACCGGCGCGCAGATCGACATCCGACTGCGGAAGGACGCCGGCAGCGTGGTGCGCCTGGACGCCGAGCGGCACGGACGCACCGGCCGGGTGAAGCTCAGCCTGCTCGACCTGCCGGTCCGCCCGGACCAGCTCATCGAGCTCATCCCGCAGGACCTGCGCCAGAAGCTCGGCCGCGAGATCGAGGACTAG
- a CDS encoding ATP-dependent Clp protease ATP-binding subunit yields the protein MFERFTDRARRVVVLAQEEAKMLNHNYIGTEHILLGLIHEGEGVAAKALESLGISLDAVREQVQDIIGQGQQQPTGHIPFTPRAKKVLELSLREALQLGHNYIGTEHILLGLIREGEGVAAQVLVKLGADLNRVRQQVIQLLSGYQGKEAVAVGGEQQQNAQQGSQVLDQFGRNLTQAARDGKLDPVIGREKEMERVMQILSRRSKNNPVLIGEPGVGKTAVVEGLAQAIVKGDVPETLKDKQLYSLDLGSLIAGSRYRGDFEERLKKVTKEIRTRGDIIVFIDEIHTLVGAGAAEGAIDAASILKPLLARGELQTVGATTLDEYRKHFEKDAALERRFQPVQVNEPSLPHAINILKGLRDKYEAFHKVSITDGAIVAAANLADRYVQDRFLPDKAIDLIDEAGARLRLSILSAPPELREFDEKISTVRGQKEAAIEEQDFEKAASLRDEEKKLLGERLRLEKQWRAGDVAASGTVDEGIIAEVLAQATGIPVFKLTEEETSRLVFMEKALHERVIGQEEAISALSKTIRRTRAGLKDPNRPSGSFIFAGPTGVGKTELAKALAEFLFDDEGALISLDMSEFGEKHTVSRLFGAPPGFVGFEEGGQLTEKVRRKPFSVVLFDEIEKAHPDIFNSLLQVLEEGRLTDGQGRVVDFKNTVIIMTTNLGSQGIAGGPVGFQVEGDSAVGYDRMRSKVNEELKKHFKPEFLNRVDDTIVFPQLSQSELLQIVDLFVKRLADRLLDRDMTVELTLAAKEQLIKVGFDPALGARPLRRAMQHEVEDQLSEHILQGELNAGDHVKVDFVDGKFDFETGRQPGREEVLAGAPAVESAETPQGEIES from the coding sequence ATGTTCGAGAGATTCACCGACCGAGCCCGTCGTGTTGTCGTCCTCGCTCAAGAAGAAGCGAAGATGCTCAACCACAACTACATCGGCACCGAGCACATCCTCCTCGGCCTCATCCACGAGGGCGAGGGCGTCGCCGCCAAGGCGCTGGAGTCGCTCGGCATCTCGCTCGATGCCGTCCGCGAGCAGGTCCAGGACATCATCGGGCAGGGCCAGCAGCAGCCGACCGGGCACATCCCGTTCACGCCGCGCGCCAAGAAGGTGCTCGAGCTGTCCCTGCGCGAGGCGCTGCAGCTCGGCCACAACTACATCGGGACCGAGCACATCCTGCTCGGCCTCATCCGCGAGGGCGAGGGCGTCGCCGCCCAGGTCCTCGTCAAGCTCGGTGCGGACCTGAACCGCGTCCGTCAGCAGGTCATCCAGCTCCTGTCCGGGTACCAGGGCAAGGAAGCGGTCGCCGTCGGCGGCGAGCAGCAGCAGAACGCCCAGCAGGGTTCGCAGGTCCTCGACCAGTTCGGTCGGAACCTCACCCAGGCGGCGCGCGACGGCAAGCTCGACCCGGTCATCGGGCGCGAGAAGGAGATGGAGCGGGTCATGCAGATCCTCTCCCGCCGTTCCAAGAACAACCCCGTCCTGATCGGTGAGCCGGGCGTCGGCAAGACCGCGGTCGTCGAGGGCCTCGCCCAGGCGATCGTCAAGGGTGACGTCCCGGAGACGCTGAAGGACAAGCAGCTCTACTCGCTCGACCTCGGGTCGCTCATCGCCGGGTCCCGCTACCGCGGTGACTTCGAGGAGCGCCTCAAGAAGGTCACGAAGGAGATCCGTACCCGCGGCGACATCATCGTCTTCATCGACGAGATCCACACGCTCGTCGGTGCCGGTGCTGCCGAGGGCGCGATCGACGCCGCGTCGATCCTCAAGCCGCTCCTCGCCCGCGGTGAGCTGCAGACGGTCGGTGCGACCACGCTCGACGAGTACCGCAAGCACTTCGAGAAAGACGCCGCACTCGAGCGTCGCTTCCAGCCGGTGCAGGTCAACGAGCCGTCGCTGCCGCACGCGATCAACATCCTCAAGGGCCTCCGCGACAAGTACGAGGCGTTCCACAAGGTGTCCATCACCGACGGCGCGATCGTCGCCGCGGCGAACCTGGCGGACCGCTACGTGCAGGACCGCTTCCTGCCGGACAAGGCCATCGACCTGATCGACGAGGCCGGCGCACGCCTCCGCCTGTCGATCCTGTCGGCGCCGCCGGAGCTCCGCGAGTTCGACGAGAAGATCTCGACGGTCCGCGGACAGAAGGAAGCCGCGATCGAGGAGCAGGACTTCGAGAAGGCCGCGAGCCTGCGCGACGAGGAGAAGAAGCTCCTCGGCGAGCGTCTCCGCCTCGAGAAGCAGTGGCGTGCGGGTGACGTCGCCGCGTCCGGCACCGTCGACGAGGGCATCATCGCCGAGGTCCTGGCGCAGGCCACGGGCATCCCGGTGTTCAAGCTCACGGAGGAGGAGACCTCGCGTCTCGTCTTCATGGAGAAGGCCCTGCACGAGCGCGTCATCGGTCAAGAGGAAGCCATCTCGGCCCTCTCGAAGACGATCCGCCGCACCCGTGCCGGTCTGAAGGACCCGAACCGCCCCTCGGGCTCGTTCATCTTCGCCGGCCCCACGGGCGTCGGGAAGACCGAGCTCGCCAAGGCGCTCGCCGAGTTCCTGTTCGACGACGAGGGCGCGCTGATCTCCCTCGACATGTCGGAGTTCGGTGAGAAGCACACGGTCTCGCGACTGTTCGGTGCCCCTCCCGGGTTCGTCGGCTTCGAGGAGGGCGGCCAGCTCACCGAGAAGGTGCGCCGCAAGCCGTTCTCCGTGGTCCTGTTCGACGAGATCGAGAAGGCCCACCCGGACATCTTCAACTCGCTGCTGCAGGTCCTCGAAGAGGGTCGTCTGACCGATGGTCAGGGCCGCGTGGTCGACTTCAAGAACACCGTCATCATCATGACCACGAACCTCGGTTCGCAGGGCATCGCTGGTGGCCCGGTGGGCTTCCAGGTCGAGGGTGACTCGGCCGTCGGCTACGACCGCATGCGCTCGAAGGTGAACGAGGAGCTCAAGAAGCACTTCAAGCCCGAGTTCCTGAACCGTGTCGACGACACGATCGTGTTCCCGCAGCTCTCGCAGTCCGAGCTGCTGCAGATCGTGGACCTCTTCGTGAAGCGCCTGGCGGACCGCCTGCTGGACCGCGACATGACGGTGGAGCTGACGCTCGCCGCCAAGGAGCAGCTCATCAAGGTCGGCTTCGACCCGGCACTCGGTGCTCGTCCGCTGCGTCGCGCGATGCAGCACGAGGTCGAGGACCAGCTGTCCGAGCACATCCTGCAGGGTGAGCTGAACGCGGGCGACCACGTGAAGGTCGACTTCGTGGACGGGA